In Thauera sp. JM12B12, one DNA window encodes the following:
- the eno gene encoding phosphopyruvate hydratase, with translation MSAIVDVIAREILDSRGNPTVEADVLLESGVMGRAAVPSGASTGSREAIELRDGDKSRFLGKGVLRAVENVNTEIAEAIIGLDAEEQAFIDRTLIELDGTENKSRLGANAMLAVSMAVAKAAAEEAGLPLYRYFGGSSPMVMPVPMMNVINGGEHANNSLDIQECMIMPVSMGSFREALRCGAEIFQHLKKIVDAKGYPTTVGDEGGFAPNVSGTEEALNLIQEAIVAAGYVPGQDVLLALDCAASEFYKDGKYELKGEGLSLTAEGFTDYLETLCDKFPIVSIEDAMAEGDWDGWKILTERLGKRVQLVGDDLFVTNTNILAQGIEQGVANSILIKINQIGTLTETFAAVEMAKLAGYTAVISHRSGETDDSTIADIAVGLRAMQIKTGSLSRSDRISKYNQLLRIEEDLGDTAFYPGKRAFYNLR, from the coding sequence ATGAGTGCAATCGTTGATGTGATCGCCCGCGAGATTCTCGACTCCCGCGGTAACCCCACCGTCGAAGCCGACGTGCTGCTGGAGTCCGGCGTGATGGGCCGCGCCGCCGTGCCGTCGGGCGCCTCCACCGGCTCGCGCGAGGCGATCGAGCTGCGTGACGGCGACAAGTCGCGCTTCCTCGGCAAGGGCGTGCTGCGCGCGGTCGAGAACGTGAACACCGAGATCGCCGAGGCGATCATCGGCCTCGACGCCGAGGAGCAGGCCTTCATCGACCGCACCCTGATCGAGCTCGACGGCACCGAGAACAAGTCGCGCCTGGGCGCCAACGCCATGCTGGCGGTGTCGATGGCGGTGGCCAAGGCCGCCGCGGAAGAGGCCGGCCTGCCGCTGTACCGCTACTTCGGCGGCTCCAGCCCGATGGTGATGCCGGTGCCGATGATGAACGTCATCAACGGCGGCGAGCACGCCAACAACAGCCTCGACATCCAGGAATGCATGATCATGCCGGTGAGCATGGGCAGCTTCCGCGAGGCCCTGCGCTGCGGCGCCGAGATCTTCCAGCACCTGAAGAAGATCGTCGATGCCAAGGGCTACCCCACCACCGTCGGCGACGAGGGCGGCTTCGCCCCCAACGTCTCGGGCACCGAGGAAGCGCTCAACCTGATCCAGGAAGCGATCGTCGCCGCCGGCTACGTGCCCGGCCAGGACGTGCTGCTGGCCCTCGACTGCGCCGCCTCCGAGTTCTACAAGGACGGCAAGTACGAGTTGAAGGGCGAGGGCCTGTCGCTGACCGCCGAAGGTTTCACCGACTACCTCGAGACCCTGTGCGACAAGTTCCCGATCGTCTCGATCGAGGACGCCATGGCAGAAGGCGACTGGGACGGCTGGAAGATCCTCACCGAGCGCCTGGGCAAGCGCGTGCAGCTGGTGGGCGACGACCTCTTCGTCACCAACACCAACATCCTCGCGCAGGGCATCGAGCAGGGCGTGGCCAACTCGATCCTGATCAAGATCAACCAGATCGGCACGCTCACCGAGACCTTCGCCGCCGTCGAGATGGCCAAGCTCGCCGGCTACACCGCGGTGATCTCGCACCGCTCGGGCGAGACCGACGATTCGACCATCGCCGACATCGCCGTGGGCCTGCGCGCCATGCAGATCAAGACCGGGTCGCTGAGCCGCTCGGACCGCATCTCGAAGTACAACCAGCTGCTGCGCATCGAGGAAGATCTCGGCGACACCGCCTTCTATCCGGGCAAGCGCGCGTTCTACAACCTGCGCTGA
- the ftsB gene encoding cell division protein FtsB, with amino-acid sequence MRWPILILIALVILLQYPLWLGKGGWLRVWEVDRQLQAQRDENLRLEQRNAGLAAEVNDLKSGNEAIEERARFELGLTKQGEIFVQTPQR; translated from the coding sequence ATGCGCTGGCCGATCCTGATCCTGATTGCTCTCGTCATCCTGCTGCAGTACCCGCTGTGGCTGGGCAAGGGCGGCTGGCTGCGCGTATGGGAGGTCGATCGCCAGTTGCAGGCCCAGCGCGACGAGAACCTGCGTCTCGAGCAGCGCAACGCCGGCCTCGCAGCCGAGGTGAATGACCTCAAGTCGGGCAACGAGGCGATCGAGGAGCGCGCACGCTTCGAGCTCGGCTTGACCAAGCAGGGCGAGATCTTCGTCCAGACCCCGCAGCGCTGA
- a CDS encoding DUF3301 domain-containing protein — MTFAELLLVLALGALVWFWFDSLKAREAGIDAARRACLREGVQFLDETVVGHGLRPARDDRGHVVLRRAFAFEYSVSGDDRHAGSVVLEGREVVLVDVTAHRLARRAVVIDLH; from the coding sequence ATGACGTTCGCCGAGCTGCTCCTCGTCCTCGCGCTTGGCGCGCTCGTGTGGTTCTGGTTCGACAGCCTCAAGGCGCGCGAGGCGGGGATCGACGCTGCGCGCCGCGCCTGCCTGCGCGAAGGGGTGCAGTTTCTCGACGAGACCGTGGTGGGCCACGGTTTGCGTCCGGCGCGCGACGACCGTGGGCACGTGGTTCTGCGCCGTGCGTTCGCCTTCGAGTATTCGGTGAGCGGCGACGACCGCCACGCGGGCTCGGTCGTGCTCGAAGGGCGCGAAGTGGTGCTGGTGGACGTCACCGCCCACCGCCTGGCGCGCCGTGCGGTGGTGATCGACCTGCACTGA
- the folE gene encoding GTP cyclohydrolase I FolE yields MSTSEHDHTRHDHPPARPSGAIGIPRSGDFDVRAFERAVGDLLRACGIAADNAHTGRTAQRVRELWQRRLLGGYDLDPADVLGDGFEDPRRDMVIVRGIAVHGVCPHHLVPFRGVAHVAYLPGGRLHGFGRIARLVDAIGHRFTYQEWMTRDIADALMTHGRAAGAACIIEAEQLCLLLGEDRRGDERVVTQAFAGEFERSAQARNEFLRAIDGTRS; encoded by the coding sequence ATGAGCACGTCCGAACACGACCACACCCGCCACGACCATCCGCCCGCTCGCCCTTCCGGCGCGATCGGCATTCCGCGCAGCGGCGACTTCGATGTCCGCGCCTTCGAGCGCGCGGTCGGCGACCTGCTGCGTGCCTGCGGCATCGCAGCAGACAACGCCCACACCGGCCGCACCGCGCAGCGCGTGCGCGAGCTCTGGCAGCGGCGCTTGCTCGGCGGCTACGACCTCGACCCCGCCGACGTGCTTGGCGACGGCTTCGAGGATCCTCGCCGCGACATGGTCATCGTGCGCGGCATCGCCGTACATGGCGTCTGCCCGCATCATCTCGTGCCGTTTCGCGGTGTCGCCCATGTGGCCTATTTGCCCGGCGGGCGGCTGCACGGCTTCGGTCGCATCGCCCGCCTGGTGGACGCGATCGGCCACCGCTTCACGTACCAGGAGTGGATGACGCGCGACATCGCCGACGCGCTGATGACGCACGGCCGCGCCGCGGGCGCCGCCTGCATCATCGAGGCCGAGCAGCTGTGCCTGCTGCTGGGCGAGGACCGCCGGGGCGACGAGCGCGTCGTCACCCAGGCCTTCGCGGGCGAGTTCGAACGCTCGGCGCAAGCGCGCAACGAGTTCCTGCGCGCGATCGACGGCACGCGGAGCTGA
- a CDS encoding C40 family peptidase, with translation MRLTMLAVAVAVTSLLSGCSTTPPVVSTQPPAPVAAPSGPFFSLEGEHQTQEMVLFALGLLDTGYRFGGRNPEAGLDCSGMVAYIVENISGRKLPHNAAQIADRTRPIDVDALRPGDLVFFNTLKRRHSHMGIYIGDGRFVHAPSSRGRVRVERLDNRYFAQRIDGARTLLASN, from the coding sequence ATGCGCCTGACGATGCTGGCCGTCGCAGTCGCGGTCACGTCGCTCCTGTCCGGCTGCAGCACCACCCCACCCGTGGTCAGCACTCAGCCGCCGGCACCGGTCGCTGCGCCCAGCGGCCCGTTCTTCTCGCTCGAAGGCGAGCATCAGACGCAGGAGATGGTGCTCTTTGCGCTCGGCCTGCTCGATACCGGCTATCGCTTCGGCGGCCGCAATCCGGAAGCCGGGCTCGACTGCAGCGGCATGGTGGCCTACATCGTGGAGAACATCAGCGGCCGCAAGCTGCCGCACAACGCCGCGCAGATTGCCGACCGCACCCGCCCGATCGACGTGGACGCGTTGCGCCCGGGCGACCTGGTGTTCTTCAACACCCTCAAGCGCAGGCATTCGCACATGGGCATCTACATCGGCGACGGTCGCTTCGTGCATGCGCCGTCGAGCCGGGGCCGCGTTCGCGTCGAACGCCTGGACAACCGCTATTTCGCGCAGCGCATCGACGGCGCGCGCACCCTCCTGGCGAGCAACTGA
- a CDS encoding HAD domain-containing protein: MTRTAYIFMDFDGVTHPWGEVEDFRCLPHIEAVVREFAEARIVIASDWRMLFSMQKLVARFSDDVRPQIAGATPHMLPKTGAELHGLREREAMLWLAQHDPNPAEAAWCAIDDAPGNWLSRSRLILTDFKRGFTTEDADALRRVLEGFRAGTGNRLERAAPSLWARNIA, from the coding sequence ATGACACGGACCGCATACATCTTCATGGACTTCGATGGCGTCACCCACCCCTGGGGCGAAGTCGAGGACTTTCGTTGCCTGCCGCATATCGAAGCGGTGGTGCGGGAGTTCGCCGAAGCGCGGATCGTCATCGCTTCGGACTGGCGCATGCTGTTCTCGATGCAGAAGCTGGTCGCCCGCTTCTCGGATGATGTGCGTCCGCAGATCGCCGGTGCCACGCCCCACATGCTGCCCAAGACGGGCGCCGAACTGCACGGGCTGCGCGAGCGCGAGGCCATGCTGTGGCTCGCCCAGCACGATCCCAATCCCGCGGAAGCGGCCTGGTGCGCGATCGACGACGCCCCTGGCAACTGGCTGTCGCGTTCGCGCCTGATCCTCACCGACTTCAAGCGCGGCTTCACGACCGAGGACGCGGATGCCCTGCGGCGCGTGCTCGAGGGTTTTCGTGCCGGCACCGGCAACCGCCTCGAACGCGCAGCGCCCTCGCTGTGGGCGCGCAACATTGCCTGA
- the fabI gene encoding enoyl-ACP reductase FabI: MSPIISLEGKVGLITGIANEKSISTGVAEACAQAGAKLVITYQNEKTRAFIEPVIHRLGVQDVLLLDVTRPETMDAVFAEIEARHGKLDFAIHSMAFAKRDDLHGRVVDTSPDGFAMAMDVSTHSFVRLAKKAEPLLEKAGGGALVTMTYLGSEKVIPNYGVMGLCKAALEAATRYMAAELGGKGIRVNAVSPGPLMTRAASGIAGFDGLMAAAVERSPMHSLVTPEDIGALTAFLVSDAGRLVTGGVHFVDAGYNIMA; the protein is encoded by the coding sequence ATGAGCCCCATCATCAGCCTGGAAGGCAAGGTCGGTCTGATCACCGGCATCGCCAACGAGAAATCCATCTCTACCGGTGTTGCGGAAGCCTGCGCGCAGGCTGGCGCCAAGCTCGTCATCACCTATCAGAACGAGAAGACGCGCGCCTTCATCGAGCCGGTCATCCACCGCCTCGGCGTGCAGGACGTGCTGTTGCTCGACGTCACCCGTCCCGAGACCATGGACGCGGTATTCGCCGAGATCGAGGCGCGCCACGGCAAGCTCGACTTCGCCATCCACAGCATGGCTTTCGCCAAGCGTGACGATCTGCACGGCCGCGTGGTCGACACTTCGCCCGATGGCTTCGCGATGGCGATGGACGTGTCCACCCACTCCTTCGTGCGCCTGGCGAAGAAGGCCGAGCCGCTGCTCGAGAAGGCAGGCGGCGGCGCGCTGGTGACGATGACTTACCTCGGCTCGGAAAAGGTCATCCCCAACTATGGCGTGATGGGCCTGTGCAAGGCGGCGCTCGAGGCCGCGACCCGCTACATGGCGGCCGAGCTCGGCGGCAAGGGCATCCGCGTGAACGCGGTCTCGCCGGGTCCGCTGATGACGCGCGCAGCGTCCGGCATCGCCGGCTTCGACGGGCTGATGGCGGCCGCCGTCGAACGCTCGCCCATGCATTCCCTGGTCACGCCCGAAGACATCGGTGCCCTCACCGCCTTCCTGGTGTCCGATGCCGGCCGCCTGGTCACCGGCGGGGTGCATTTCGTCGACGCCGGCTATAACATCATGGCGTAA
- the rlmJ gene encoding 23S rRNA (adenine(2030)-N(6))-methyltransferase RlmJ, protein MLSYRHAFHAGNHADVLKHLVLLELLDYYNRKDKPWHYIDTHAGGGCYALDSEQADKTAEAVDGVGRLWGREDAPPAVANYLAAVGQFNPHGRLLFYPGSPALAMTRARLQDRLRLFELHPADFESLSRTFAGEQERVQVRRSDGFGALKSLLPPPSRRAVVLIDPPYELKEDYRRVVDTVRDAMRRFPTGTFVVWYPMLARPEARGLPDRLAELGAESWLDVRLAVRKPPRDGLGMFGSGVYVINPPWLLPQRLEAALAWLSARLAVDEGAGFDLEHHIE, encoded by the coding sequence ATGCTCAGCTATCGCCACGCCTTCCATGCCGGCAACCATGCCGACGTGCTCAAGCACCTCGTGCTGCTCGAACTGCTCGACTACTACAACCGCAAGGACAAGCCCTGGCATTACATCGACACCCATGCCGGCGGCGGGTGCTACGCGCTCGACAGCGAGCAGGCGGACAAGACCGCGGAGGCGGTCGACGGCGTGGGCCGGCTGTGGGGCCGGGAGGACGCACCGCCGGCGGTGGCCAACTATCTCGCCGCGGTGGGGCAGTTCAACCCGCATGGCAGGCTGCTGTTCTACCCGGGGTCGCCGGCGCTGGCGATGACGCGCGCGCGGCTGCAGGACCGGCTGCGCCTGTTCGAACTGCATCCTGCCGACTTCGAGTCCTTGTCGCGCACCTTCGCCGGTGAGCAGGAACGCGTGCAGGTGCGACGCAGCGACGGTTTCGGCGCGCTCAAGTCCCTGTTGCCGCCGCCCTCGCGGCGCGCGGTGGTGCTGATCGATCCACCCTACGAGCTCAAGGAGGACTATCGGCGGGTGGTCGATACGGTGCGCGATGCGATGCGGCGGTTTCCGACCGGCACCTTCGTCGTGTGGTATCCGATGCTCGCCCGTCCCGAGGCCCGGGGGCTGCCCGATCGCCTCGCCGAGCTCGGCGCCGAGAGCTGGCTGGACGTGCGGCTCGCCGTACGCAAGCCGCCGCGCGACGGTCTCGGCATGTTCGGCAGCGGGGTCTACGTGATCAATCCGCCCTGGCTGCTCCCGCAGCGGCTCGAGGCCGCCCTGGCGTGGCTGAGTGCCCGCCTCGCCGTGGACGAGGGCGCCGGCTTCGACCTGGAGCATCACATCGAATGA
- a CDS encoding gamma carbonic anhydrase family protein, with protein sequence MSIFALGDRKPSFGEGSWIAHNATVVGAVHAGRNVSVWYNVVMRGDNDPITIGDDTNIQDGSVLHNDEGVPLTIGSGVTVGHMAMLHGCTIGDGSLIGINAVILNKAVIGKECIIGANALIPEGKVIPDRSLVVGSPGRVIRTLTDAEVVHLKWNAQHYIDNARQYEQSLCALEPASVIRKETP encoded by the coding sequence ATGAGCATCTTTGCCCTTGGCGACCGCAAGCCCAGCTTCGGAGAAGGAAGCTGGATCGCGCACAACGCGACGGTGGTCGGAGCAGTCCACGCCGGACGCAACGTGAGCGTCTGGTACAACGTGGTGATGCGCGGCGACAACGACCCGATCACCATCGGTGACGACACCAACATCCAGGACGGTTCGGTGCTGCACAACGACGAGGGCGTCCCGCTCACGATCGGCAGCGGCGTCACCGTCGGCCACATGGCGATGCTGCACGGGTGCACCATCGGCGACGGCAGCCTGATCGGCATCAACGCGGTGATCCTGAACAAGGCGGTGATCGGCAAGGAATGCATCATCGGCGCCAACGCGCTGATCCCGGAAGGCAAGGTGATCCCCGACCGCTCGCTGGTCGTCGGCTCGCCCGGCCGCGTCATCCGCACGCTGACCGACGCCGAAGTCGTGCACCTGAAGTGGAACGCCCAACACTACATCGACAACGCCCGCCAGTACGAGCAATCGCTGTGTGCGCTCGAGCCCGCGAGCGTGATCCGCAAGGAAACCCCCTGA
- a CDS encoding SIMPL domain-containing protein (The SIMPL domain is named for its presence in mouse protein SIMPL (signalling molecule that associates with mouse pelle-like kinase). Bacterial member BP26, from Brucella, was shown to assemble into a channel-like structure, while YggE from E. coli has been associated with resistance to oxidative stress.) — protein MRIVPRALALLCASMLFATAPAGAAEHTPQSAATTIELSAEASKAAVNDLATAVLYVERNGPNPAAVAREVNREIAAALDIARARSEIKVQSGNTSTWPVYAQDGKGRITGWRMRSEIALESRNLPAMSELVGELQSSLALAHINMQPAPETRRKAIDEATVDALQAFEQRAALIAGALGRKHRIAHLSVGHSGFQPPMPRMRAAAAMAAEASAPLEGGESQVSVHVSGRIELVD, from the coding sequence ATGCGCATCGTCCCGCGCGCCCTCGCCCTGCTCTGCGCGTCGATGCTGTTCGCCACCGCGCCCGCAGGCGCGGCCGAACACACGCCGCAGTCCGCGGCCACCACCATCGAACTCTCCGCCGAAGCGAGCAAGGCGGCGGTCAACGACCTCGCCACCGCGGTCCTCTACGTCGAGCGCAACGGCCCCAACCCGGCTGCGGTCGCACGCGAGGTCAACCGCGAGATCGCCGCCGCACTCGACATCGCCCGCGCCCGCAGCGAGATCAAGGTTCAGTCCGGCAACACCTCGACCTGGCCTGTGTATGCGCAGGATGGCAAGGGCCGGATCACCGGCTGGCGAATGCGTTCGGAGATCGCGCTCGAGAGCCGCAATCTGCCGGCCATGTCCGAGCTCGTAGGCGAACTCCAGTCCTCCCTCGCCCTCGCGCACATCAACATGCAGCCCGCCCCCGAGACCCGTCGCAAGGCCATCGACGAGGCCACCGTGGACGCGCTGCAGGCATTCGAACAGCGCGCCGCGCTGATCGCGGGCGCGCTCGGCCGCAAGCACCGCATCGCCCATCTGTCCGTCGGCCATTCGGGCTTCCAGCCACCGATGCCGCGCATGCGTGCGGCAGCCGCCATGGCGGCCGAGGCGTCGGCCCCGCTCGAGGGTGGCGAGAGCCAGGTGTCGGTGCATGTGAGCGGACGGATCGAACTGGTCGATTGA
- a CDS encoding inorganic phosphate transporter, with the protein MDLQHISDIERAAHSGRGEVFRLGMGVIFIVGVMFYAALNGSGEGSLTLVMAAMIGGYMAMNIGANDVANNVGPAVGSKALTLAGALVIAAVFEAAGALIAGGEVVGTIRSGIINPDLITNSDTFVWIMLAALLAGALWLNLATAVGAPVSTTHSIVGAVLGAGMAAAGPSIVDWGTMAGIAASWVVSPLLGGVFAAGFLYLVKRSITYQADMAEAARKMVPLLVGLMAWTFATYLILKGLNKVWKVGFGAGLLYGFIVGALVFLVVRKVLSGGSGIVANTKQSVNKLFTVPLIFAAALLSFAHGSNDVANAVGPLAAIVDVVTSGGEMHKAAPIPTWVMMVGAIGISLGLALFGPKVIRTVGSEITELDQMRAYCIAMAATITVIVASQLGLPVSSTHIAVGGVFGVGFLREYLKSNYDRMVAEIKAHHPEGDLAAIESFIKRFEKASVEEKGLMLQDLKNRAKNAEDPAHFSKGERKDLKKVYRRELVKRSQLMRIAAAWVITVPASALMAAILFFTIRGMMLP; encoded by the coding sequence GTGGACCTGCAGCACATCAGCGACATCGAGCGCGCGGCGCACAGTGGCCGTGGAGAGGTGTTCCGCCTCGGCATGGGGGTGATCTTCATCGTCGGCGTGATGTTCTACGCCGCGCTGAACGGTTCCGGCGAGGGCAGCCTCACGCTCGTGATGGCTGCCATGATCGGCGGCTACATGGCGATGAACATCGGCGCCAACGACGTCGCCAACAACGTCGGACCGGCGGTGGGCTCGAAGGCCCTCACCCTTGCGGGCGCGCTCGTCATCGCGGCGGTCTTCGAGGCCGCGGGGGCGCTCATCGCCGGGGGCGAGGTGGTCGGTACCATCCGCAGTGGCATCATCAACCCCGACCTCATCACCAACTCCGACACCTTCGTGTGGATCATGCTGGCGGCGCTGCTGGCCGGCGCGCTCTGGCTCAACCTGGCGACCGCCGTCGGTGCGCCGGTGTCGACGACGCACTCGATCGTCGGCGCGGTGCTCGGCGCAGGGATGGCTGCCGCCGGCCCGTCCATCGTCGACTGGGGAACCATGGCCGGCATCGCTGCCAGCTGGGTGGTCTCGCCGCTGCTCGGTGGCGTATTCGCCGCCGGCTTCCTGTACCTCGTCAAGCGCAGCATCACCTACCAGGCGGACATGGCGGAGGCAGCGCGCAAGATGGTGCCGCTGCTGGTGGGCCTGATGGCATGGACCTTCGCGACCTACCTCATCCTCAAGGGCTTGAACAAGGTGTGGAAGGTCGGTTTCGGCGCGGGCCTGCTCTATGGCTTCATCGTCGGTGCGCTTGTCTTCCTCGTCGTACGCAAGGTGCTCAGCGGCGGTTCGGGCATCGTCGCCAACACCAAGCAGAGCGTGAACAAGCTGTTTACGGTGCCGCTGATCTTCGCCGCCGCGCTGCTCAGCTTCGCCCACGGCTCCAACGACGTCGCCAACGCGGTCGGACCGCTCGCCGCGATCGTCGATGTGGTGACCTCGGGCGGCGAGATGCACAAGGCGGCGCCGATTCCGACCTGGGTCATGATGGTCGGCGCGATCGGCATCTCGCTCGGCCTCGCCTTGTTCGGCCCAAAGGTGATCCGCACCGTGGGGTCGGAGATCACCGAGCTCGACCAGATGCGCGCCTACTGCATCGCGATGGCCGCGACCATCACGGTGATCGTGGCGAGCCAGCTCGGCCTGCCGGTCAGCTCGACCCATATCGCGGTGGGCGGTGTGTTCGGTGTCGGCTTCCTGCGCGAATACCTCAAGAGCAACTACGACCGCATGGTCGCCGAGATCAAGGCGCACCACCCGGAAGGCGACCTGGCCGCGATCGAGTCGTTCATCAAGCGCTTCGAGAAGGCCTCGGTGGAAGAGAAGGGGCTCATGCTCCAGGATCTGAAGAATCGCGCAAAGAACGCCGAGGACCCCGCGCACTTCTCCAAGGGTGAGCGCAAGGACCTGAAGAAGGTTTACCGGCGCGAGCTGGTCAAGCGTTCGCAGCTGATGCGCATCGCGGCGGCCTGGGTCATCACCGTGCCGGCGTCCGCGCTGATGGCGGCGATCCTGTTCTTCACGATCCGCGGCATGATGCTGCCCTGA
- a CDS encoding YaeQ family protein, with protein MALKATIFKAEIQVADMDRHHYADYSLTLARHPSETDERMMVRLLAFALFADPALGFGKGLCVDDEPDLWRKDLTGAIERWIDVGQPDEKWIRKACGRAHEVVIVAYGRALEVWWSGVRAKLERHERLRVFQLGREQSAELARLAERTMRLQFSIQDGHVWVTNGRDTVGIEPTLLFGAERS; from the coding sequence ATGGCACTCAAGGCCACGATCTTCAAGGCCGAGATCCAGGTCGCCGACATGGATCGGCACCACTACGCCGACTACAGTCTCACCCTCGCCCGCCATCCTTCGGAGACCGACGAGCGCATGATGGTGCGCCTGCTCGCCTTTGCGCTCTTTGCCGATCCAGCGCTCGGCTTCGGCAAGGGCCTGTGCGTGGACGACGAGCCCGACCTGTGGCGGAAGGACCTCACCGGCGCGATCGAACGCTGGATCGACGTCGGGCAGCCCGACGAGAAGTGGATCCGCAAGGCCTGTGGGCGTGCGCACGAGGTCGTGATCGTCGCCTATGGGCGGGCGCTCGAAGTGTGGTGGAGCGGGGTGCGCGCCAAGCTCGAGCGTCACGAGCGCCTGCGCGTGTTCCAGCTCGGCCGCGAGCAGAGTGCCGAGCTGGCCAGGCTGGCCGAGCGCACCATGCGGCTGCAGTTCAGCATCCAGGACGGCCACGTGTGGGTGACCAATGGTCGCGATACTGTTGGGATCGAGCCCACGCTGCTGTTTGGGGCCGAGCGCAGCTGA
- a CDS encoding nucleotide pyrophosphohydrolase → MDERGAAPDALAELRDALRAFAAERDWERFHTPKNLAMALSGEAGELIEHFQWLSAEQSAALDATTREAVALEMADVLLYLVRLADVLEVDLAAAARRKIAINAQRYPAALARGRADKYDRLQEP, encoded by the coding sequence TTGGATGAACGGGGCGCAGCGCCCGACGCGCTGGCCGAACTGCGCGATGCCTTGCGCGCGTTTGCCGCCGAGCGCGACTGGGAGCGCTTCCACACGCCCAAGAACCTGGCGATGGCGCTCTCCGGCGAGGCGGGCGAGCTGATCGAGCACTTCCAGTGGCTGAGCGCGGAGCAGTCGGCGGCGCTCGATGCGACGACGCGCGAAGCCGTCGCCCTGGAGATGGCCGACGTGCTGCTCTATCTCGTGCGCCTGGCCGACGTTCTCGAGGTCGATCTCGCCGCCGCCGCACGGCGCAAGATCGCGATCAACGCACAGCGCTACCCGGCGGCGCTGGCACGCGGGCGCGCCGACAAGTACGACCGGCTTCAAGAACCCTGA